From Streptomyces sp. NBC_00690, a single genomic window includes:
- the fomD gene encoding cytidylyl-2-hydroxypropylphosphonate hydrolase, which yields MTGTERIERWSPGDHILWRYRGHAPDLAGHYGVDICRPVTVVQDTADVLAVWMAPGTECVKPVLVDGTPVHEQPLATRYTAPRTVKRDHWFGTGVLKLARPGEPWSVWLFWEPGWRFKNWYVNLEEPRTRWADGIDSEDHFLDICVYPDRSWRWEDEDEFDQAQRVGLMEAQKAVQVRAAGLAAVEVINAWGAPFSEGWEHWRPDPGWRVPELPADWDRTAARLAF from the coding sequence ATGACAGGCACGGAACGCATTGAACGCTGGAGCCCCGGAGACCACATCCTCTGGCGCTATCGCGGCCATGCCCCGGACCTGGCGGGTCATTACGGGGTGGACATCTGCCGCCCCGTCACCGTCGTCCAGGACACCGCCGATGTGCTGGCCGTGTGGATGGCTCCGGGTACGGAGTGCGTGAAGCCGGTGCTCGTGGACGGCACCCCCGTCCACGAACAGCCGCTCGCCACCCGCTACACGGCTCCGCGCACGGTCAAGCGCGACCACTGGTTTGGCACAGGTGTGCTCAAGTTGGCCCGACCGGGCGAACCCTGGTCGGTCTGGCTGTTCTGGGAGCCGGGCTGGCGGTTCAAGAACTGGTACGTGAACCTGGAGGAGCCGCGGACCCGTTGGGCGGACGGCATCGACTCCGAGGATCACTTCCTGGACATCTGCGTCTATCCCGACCGCAGTTGGCGCTGGGAGGACGAGGACGAGTTCGACCAGGCGCAGCGGGTGGGTCTGATGGAAGCCCAGAAGGCCGTGCAGGTCAGGGCCGCGGGGCTGGCCGCCGTGGAGGTCATCAACGCCTGGGGGGCGCCGTTCTCCGAGGGATGGGAGCACTGGCGTCCCGATCCCGGCTGGCGGGTGCCGGAACTACC
- a CDS encoding exodeoxyribonuclease VII small subunit has translation MAAKTDEAALGYEQARDELIEVVRRLEAGGTTLEESLALWERGEELAKVCRRWLEGARARLDAALAGPESDEGDAEND, from the coding sequence ATGGCTGCGAAGACGGATGAAGCGGCGCTGGGCTATGAGCAGGCGCGGGACGAGTTGATCGAGGTGGTGCGCCGGCTGGAGGCGGGGGGCACGACGCTGGAGGAGTCATTGGCGCTCTGGGAGCGGGGCGAGGAGCTGGCCAAGGTCTGCCGCCGTTGGCTGGAGGGTGCCCGGGCTCGGCTGGATGCCGCGCTGGCAGGTCCCGAGTCGGACGAGGGTGACGCCGAAAACGACTAA
- a CDS encoding DUF1707 SHOCT-like domain-containing protein has translation MDLEKHPQKPAVPAERGVAPSAPGAIRASDADRDRIADILRDALAEGRLDAEEHSERIDAVYRAKTVGELQPLVQDLPTTRKGSEAAGYSYGPEDPTGETENLIAVFSSSTRKGRWRVGRRTNAFSLFGSVEIDLTQALFQQRVTVINATSIFGNVEVRVPENITLRGNGSGIFGNFEVRGLEAADPEAPVVVVNGYSVFGNVEAKAKRGRRVSDLQHRLKKFLG, from the coding sequence GTGGACCTCGAAAAGCACCCCCAGAAGCCCGCCGTCCCAGCGGAGCGCGGCGTTGCCCCGAGCGCGCCCGGTGCGATCCGCGCATCCGACGCGGATCGCGACCGGATCGCCGACATCCTCCGGGACGCCCTGGCCGAAGGGCGGTTGGACGCCGAGGAGCATTCCGAGCGGATCGACGCGGTCTACCGCGCCAAGACCGTCGGTGAACTCCAGCCGCTGGTGCAGGACCTGCCCACCACGCGCAAGGGCTCCGAGGCGGCCGGCTACTCCTACGGGCCCGAAGACCCGACGGGCGAGACGGAGAACCTGATCGCCGTGTTCTCCAGCTCCACCCGCAAGGGCCGCTGGCGGGTCGGCCGTCGCACCAACGCCTTCTCCCTGTTCGGCAGCGTGGAGATCGACCTCACGCAGGCGTTGTTCCAGCAGCGGGTGACAGTGATCAATGCAACATCGATTTTCGGCAATGTTGAAGTGCGCGTGCCCGAGAACATCACGTTGCGCGGCAACGGCAGTGGCATCTTCGGCAACTTCGAGGTCCGCGGCCTGGAGGCCGCGGACCCTGAGGCCCCCGTGGTCGTCGTCAACGGATACTCGGTCTTCGGCAATGTCGAGGCGAAGGCGAAGCGGGGCCGTCGGGTCTCCGACCTCCAGCACCGCCTGAAGAAGTTCCTGGGCTAG
- a CDS encoding fumarate hydratase: MSLVPRPSSPAFAYTDLLPLGEDTTSYRRVTAEGVSTFEADGRTFLKVEPEALRRLAAEAMHDISHYLRPAHLAQLRRIVDDPEASSNDKFVALDLLKNANIAAAGVLPMCQDTGTAIVMGKRGQNVLTEGRDEEALSLGVFDAYTKLNLRYSQMAPLTMWEEKNTGSNLPAQIELYASDGGAYKFLFMAKGGGSANKSFLYQETKAVLNESSMMKFLEEKIRSLGTAACPPYHLAIVVGGTSAEFALKTAKYASAHYLDELPSEGSPTGHGFRDKELEEKVFELTQKIGIGAQFGGKYFCHDVRVVRLPRHGASLPVAIAVSCSADRQAVAKITADGVFLEQLETDPARFLPDTTDDHLADADVVRVDLNRPMDDVLAELTKYPVKTRLSLTGPLVVARDIAHAKIKERLDAGEEMPQYLKDHPVYYAGPAKTPEGYASGSFGPTTAGRMDSYVEQFQAAGGSKVMLAKGNRSRQVTEACGAHGGFYLGSIGGPAARLAQDCIKKVEVVEYEELGMEAVWRIEVEDFPAFIVVDDKGNDFFTEPAPAPTFTSIPVRGPGL; the protein is encoded by the coding sequence ATGTCTCTAGTCCCCCGCCCATCCAGCCCGGCGTTCGCCTACACCGACCTGCTCCCCCTGGGAGAGGACACCACGTCCTATCGACGGGTGACCGCCGAGGGCGTCTCCACCTTCGAGGCCGACGGACGGACGTTCCTCAAGGTCGAGCCGGAAGCCCTGCGCCGGCTCGCCGCCGAGGCGATGCACGACATTTCACACTATCTGCGGCCGGCGCACCTGGCGCAGCTGCGACGGATCGTGGACGACCCCGAGGCGTCGTCCAACGACAAGTTCGTCGCGCTGGACCTGCTCAAGAACGCCAACATCGCCGCCGCGGGCGTGCTGCCCATGTGCCAGGACACCGGTACGGCGATCGTGATGGGGAAGCGCGGTCAGAACGTCCTGACCGAGGGCCGGGACGAGGAGGCGCTGTCGCTCGGCGTCTTCGACGCGTACACCAAGCTCAATCTGCGCTACTCGCAGATGGCACCGCTGACCATGTGGGAGGAGAAGAACACCGGCTCCAACCTCCCGGCGCAGATCGAGCTCTACGCGAGCGACGGCGGCGCGTACAAGTTCCTCTTCATGGCCAAGGGCGGCGGTTCGGCGAACAAGTCCTTCCTCTACCAGGAGACCAAGGCCGTCCTGAACGAGTCCTCCATGATGAAGTTCCTGGAGGAGAAGATCCGCTCGCTGGGCACGGCCGCGTGTCCCCCGTACCACCTGGCGATCGTGGTCGGCGGTACGTCGGCGGAGTTCGCGCTGAAGACAGCGAAGTACGCCTCCGCGCACTATCTGGACGAACTGCCATCCGAGGGCTCCCCCACCGGGCACGGCTTCCGGGACAAGGAGCTGGAGGAGAAGGTCTTCGAGCTGACGCAGAAGATCGGCATCGGGGCGCAGTTCGGCGGCAAGTACTTCTGCCACGACGTCCGGGTCGTACGACTGCCGCGGCACGGTGCCTCGCTGCCCGTGGCCATCGCGGTGTCCTGTTCGGCGGACCGACAGGCCGTGGCGAAGATCACTGCCGATGGTGTCTTCCTGGAGCAGTTGGAGACCGACCCCGCGCGGTTCCTGCCGGACACCACCGATGATCACCTCGCCGACGCCGACGTCGTGCGCGTCGACCTCAACCGCCCGATGGACGACGTGCTCGCCGAGCTGACGAAGTACCCGGTCAAGACCCGTCTGTCGCTCACCGGCCCGCTGGTGGTCGCCCGTGACATCGCCCACGCGAAGATCAAGGAACGACTGGACGCGGGCGAGGAGATGCCGCAGTACCTGAAGGACCACCCGGTGTACTACGCGGGCCCGGCGAAGACCCCCGAGGGGTACGCATCCGGTTCCTTCGGGCCGACGACCGCGGGCCGGATGGACTCGTACGTGGAGCAGTTCCAGGCCGCGGGCGGCTCGAAGGTGATGCTGGCGAAGGGCAATCGCTCCCGGCAGGTCACCGAGGCGTGCGGCGCGCACGGCGGCTTCTACCTGGGATCGATCGGTGGGCCTGCGGCGCGGCTGGCGCAGGACTGCATCAAGAAGGTCGAGGTCGTCGAGTACGAGGAGTTGGGGATGGAGGCCGTGTGGCGGATCGAGGTGGAGGACTTCCCGGCGTTCATCGTGGTCGACGACAAGGGGAACGACTTCTTCACCGAGCCGGCTCCGGCTCCGACCTTCACGTCGATCCCGGTACGCGGACCGGGTCTTTAG
- a CDS encoding class II fumarate hydratase, whose product MTDAADHRIERDSMGEVRVPVDAKWRAQTQRALENFPISGQRLERAHIEALARIKAAAAEVNAELGVLDKDIARAIVDAAAEVADGRWDDHFPVDVFQTGSGTSSNMNTNEVLATLAGERLGRPVHPNDHVNASQSSNDVFPSSIHIAATAAVTADLIPALEHLAASLERKSVEFSEVVKSGRTHLMDATPVTLGQEFSGYAAQVRYGVERLVSALPRLAELPLGGTAVGTGINTPPGFSAAVIAEVARSTGLPLTEARDHFEAQGARDALVETSGQLRTIAVSLTKIANDLRWMASGPRTGLAEINLPDLQPGSSIMPGKVNPVIPEAVLMVAAQVIGNDTTVTVAGAAGNFELNVMLPVLARNLLESVRLLANASRLLADRTVDGITANVERAREYAESSPSVVTPLNKYIGYEEAAKVAKKSLAERKTIREVVLESGYVDRGALTLEQLDEALDVLRMTRP is encoded by the coding sequence ATGACCGACGCCGCCGACCACCGCATCGAGCGCGATTCCATGGGCGAGGTGCGGGTGCCCGTGGACGCCAAGTGGCGCGCCCAGACCCAGCGGGCACTGGAGAACTTCCCCATCTCGGGGCAGCGGCTGGAGCGCGCGCACATTGAGGCCCTGGCCCGGATCAAGGCGGCTGCCGCCGAGGTCAACGCCGAACTCGGAGTGCTCGACAAGGACATCGCGCGGGCGATCGTGGATGCGGCGGCGGAGGTCGCCGACGGGCGGTGGGACGACCACTTCCCCGTCGATGTCTTCCAGACCGGCTCCGGCACCTCGTCGAACATGAACACCAACGAGGTGCTGGCCACGCTCGCGGGTGAGCGCCTGGGGCGCCCGGTCCACCCGAACGACCATGTGAACGCCTCCCAGTCGTCCAACGACGTCTTCCCCTCCTCCATCCACATCGCGGCCACCGCGGCCGTCACCGCCGATCTGATCCCGGCCCTGGAGCACCTGGCGGCGTCGCTGGAGCGCAAGTCGGTCGAGTTCTCCGAGGTGGTCAAGTCCGGGCGCACGCATCTGATGGACGCCACGCCCGTCACGCTGGGCCAGGAGTTCAGCGGCTATGCGGCACAGGTCCGCTACGGGGTGGAGCGGCTGGTATCGGCGCTGCCGAGGCTGGCCGAACTGCCCCTCGGGGGGACCGCGGTGGGCACCGGCATCAACACCCCGCCCGGGTTCTCCGCGGCCGTGATCGCCGAGGTCGCACGGTCCACGGGGCTTCCGCTGACTGAGGCCCGGGACCACTTCGAGGCGCAGGGCGCCCGGGACGCCCTGGTGGAGACCTCCGGCCAGTTGCGCACGATCGCCGTGTCCCTCACCAAGATCGCCAACGATCTGCGCTGGATGGCCAGCGGCCCACGCACCGGATTGGCCGAAATCAATCTGCCCGATCTCCAGCCGGGTTCTTCGATCATGCCGGGCAAGGTCAATCCGGTGATCCCCGAGGCCGTGTTGATGGTCGCGGCCCAGGTGATCGGCAACGACACCACGGTCACGGTCGCGGGTGCGGCCGGCAATTTCGAACTGAACGTGATGCTGCCGGTGCTGGCCCGCAATCTGCTGGAGTCGGTGCGCCTGCTGGCCAATGCGTCCCGGTTGCTCGCCGACCGCACGGTCGACGGCATCACCGCCAATGTCGAACGGGCCAGGGAGTACGCCGAGTCGTCGCCGTCCGTGGTCACCCCGCTCAACAAGTACATCGGGTACGAGGAGGCGGCGAAGGTCGCCAAGAAGTCGCTCGCGGAGCGCAAGACCATCCGCGAAGTCGTCCTGGAGTCCGGGTACGTGGACCGCGGGGCGCTGACGCTGGAGCAGTTGGACGAGGCGCTCGACGTGTTGCGGATGACCCGGCCCTGA
- the xseA gene encoding exodeoxyribonuclease VII large subunit: MALNTSPDAPLPVGEVSRLIGGWIDRLGAIWVEGQITQLSRRPGQGVVFMTLRDPSYDISVAVTCYRQVFDAVADVVSEGARVVVHAKPEWYAPRGQLSLRAVEIKPVGIGELLARLEQLKRALGGEGLFAVDRKKALPFLPHRVGLVCGRASAAERDVLENARRRWPAVRFEVRNVAVQGIHAVTQVIEAVQELDRDPAVDVIIVARGGGSVEDLLPFSDEQLVRAVFACRTPVVSAIGHEPDSPLLDLVADLRASTPTDAAKKVVPDVGEELERVRQLRDRALRTVRGLLEREERGLAHALGRPAMERPHRMVDEREAEVDALVARSRRVLGHLLDRAESELSHTRARVVSLSPAATLERGYAVLQRADGAVVRAPGEVGGGEELRARVFEGEFAVRVVE, translated from the coding sequence ATGGCTTTGAACACATCTCCCGACGCCCCCCTCCCCGTCGGCGAGGTGTCCCGGCTCATCGGCGGATGGATCGACCGGCTGGGTGCGATCTGGGTCGAGGGCCAGATCACCCAGCTCTCCCGGCGCCCCGGGCAGGGCGTGGTCTTCATGACCCTGCGTGACCCGTCGTACGACATCTCCGTGGCCGTCACCTGCTACCGGCAGGTCTTCGACGCGGTGGCCGATGTCGTCTCCGAGGGGGCGCGGGTCGTGGTGCACGCGAAACCCGAGTGGTACGCGCCGCGGGGGCAGCTGTCATTGCGGGCGGTGGAGATCAAACCTGTCGGGATCGGTGAGCTGCTCGCCCGGTTGGAGCAGTTGAAGCGGGCGCTGGGCGGGGAGGGCCTGTTCGCCGTCGATCGGAAGAAGGCGTTGCCGTTCCTGCCCCATCGGGTGGGGTTGGTGTGCGGGCGGGCGTCCGCGGCCGAGCGCGATGTCCTGGAGAACGCCCGGCGGCGCTGGCCCGCGGTCCGGTTCGAGGTGCGCAATGTGGCCGTGCAGGGGATCCATGCGGTCACCCAGGTGATCGAGGCGGTTCAGGAGCTGGACCGGGACCCCGCGGTGGACGTGATCATCGTGGCGCGCGGCGGTGGCAGTGTGGAGGACCTGCTCCCGTTCTCGGATGAACAACTGGTCCGTGCCGTCTTCGCGTGCCGTACGCCGGTGGTGTCCGCGATCGGGCACGAGCCGGACTCGCCGCTGCTGGATCTCGTCGCCGACCTGCGGGCCTCCACACCGACCGATGCCGCCAAGAAGGTGGTGCCGGATGTGGGCGAGGAGTTGGAGCGGGTGCGCCAGTTGCGGGACCGGGCGCTGCGGACGGTCCGTGGGCTGTTGGAGCGCGAGGAGCGCGGTCTGGCCCATGCGCTGGGACGGCCGGCCATGGAGCGGCCCCACCGGATGGTGGACGAGCGGGAGGCCGAGGTGGATGCGCTGGTGGCGCGCAGTCGACGGGTGCTCGGGCATCTCCTGGACCGTGCGGAGTCCGAGCTTTCCCACACCCGGGCGCGGGTGGTCTCGCTCTCTCCGGCGGCCACGCTGGAGCGGGGGTATGCGGTGCTTCAGCGTGCCGATGGTGCGGTGGTGCGTGCGCCGGGCGAGGTGGGCGGAGGGGAAGAGTTGCGGGCTCGGGTCTTCGAGGGCGAGTTCGCGGTGCGGGTCGTGGAGTGA
- a CDS encoding WhiB family transcriptional regulator — MLQLPYQSLQVAAVPPQRAPAREDQDGPWHAEAVCRRDEAGLFFAPSKEPTAARLSREEAAKRVCGRCPVMVECREHALLQPEPYGVWGGLTAAERRVVLARRRRRDVETKKSQSAA; from the coding sequence GTGCTGCAACTGCCGTACCAGTCCTTGCAGGTGGCCGCTGTACCGCCTCAGCGTGCGCCCGCTCGGGAAGACCAGGACGGCCCCTGGCATGCGGAGGCGGTGTGCCGTCGGGACGAGGCCGGACTGTTCTTCGCACCCTCCAAGGAGCCCACGGCCGCACGGCTGTCGCGCGAAGAGGCCGCGAAGAGGGTCTGCGGGCGCTGCCCGGTGATGGTCGAGTGTCGGGAGCACGCGCTGCTCCAGCCCGAGCCCTACGGAGTGTGGGGCGGACTGACCGCGGCTGAGCGGCGGGTGGTGCTCGCCCGGCGCAGGCGGCGGGACGTGGAGACCAAGAAGTCACAGTCCGCGGCTTGA
- a CDS encoding DUF4245 domain-containing protein: MVCVAGMRGKQTVRDMVLSMVVIGAVVGVTYIFIPRDDTKDPIKRVDYSIELVTAQRAAPYPVVAPQGLPKAWKPTSVTYNRSDSNAWHLGFLDPKREYVAVEQSTAPFKKYVGRVTHHAEDTGRTRQVNGESWQIWEGPKYDALVRAGKGATTVVTGTAPFDRLAEMAAALKVKTPKPVGAA; this comes from the coding sequence ATGGTGTGCGTGGCAGGTATGCGAGGCAAGCAGACGGTTCGGGACATGGTGCTCTCGATGGTGGTCATCGGGGCCGTCGTCGGTGTGACGTACATCTTCATCCCCCGTGACGATACGAAGGACCCGATCAAGCGGGTCGACTACTCGATCGAGTTGGTGACCGCCCAACGCGCGGCGCCCTACCCGGTGGTCGCGCCCCAGGGTCTGCCGAAGGCGTGGAAGCCCACTTCGGTGACCTACAACCGGAGTGACTCCAACGCCTGGCACCTCGGGTTCCTGGACCCGAAGCGCGAGTACGTCGCCGTGGAGCAGTCGACCGCGCCGTTCAAGAAGTACGTCGGACGGGTCACCCATCACGCCGAGGACACCGGCCGGACCCGGCAGGTCAACGGCGAGAGCTGGCAGATCTGGGAGGGGCCCAAGTACGACGCCCTGGTGCGCGCGGGCAAGGGCGCGACGACCGTGGTCACCGGCACCGCCCCGTTCGACCGGCTCGCCGAGATGGCAGCCGCGCTCAAGGTGAAGACCCCCAAGCCCGTGGGCGCCGCCTGA
- a CDS encoding malonic semialdehyde reductase encodes MSIVLDPTAQDLLFREARTANTFTDEPVTDEQIQAIYDLVKFGPTAFNQNPLRVVLVRSAEARERLVPHMWEGNQDKTGTAPLVAILAADNEFHEELPSLLPHFPQAKDVFFAERPVREEAASLNAALQAAYFIVGVRAAGLAAGPMTGFDFSSVQKEFLDADHTPLMIVNIGKPGEDAAFPRSPRLAYNDVVTTV; translated from the coding sequence ATGAGCATCGTCCTTGACCCCACCGCCCAGGACCTCCTCTTCCGCGAGGCACGCACTGCCAACACCTTCACCGACGAGCCGGTGACCGATGAGCAGATCCAGGCGATCTACGACCTGGTCAAGTTCGGACCGACCGCCTTCAACCAGAACCCCCTGCGGGTGGTCCTGGTGCGCTCCGCGGAGGCCCGTGAGCGCCTGGTCCCCCACATGTGGGAGGGCAACCAGGACAAGACCGGCACCGCTCCGCTCGTGGCGATCCTCGCCGCCGACAATGAGTTCCACGAGGAGCTCCCGTCCCTGCTGCCGCACTTCCCGCAGGCCAAGGACGTCTTCTTCGCCGAGCGTCCGGTTCGTGAGGAGGCGGCCAGCCTGAACGCCGCGCTCCAGGCCGCGTACTTCATCGTCGGCGTCCGTGCGGCGGGTCTTGCCGCGGGCCCGATGACCGGCTTCGACTTCTCCAGCGTCCAAAAGGAGTTCCTGGACGCCGACCACACCCCGCTCATGATCGTCAACATCGGCAAGCCCGGTGAGGACGCCGCCTTCCCGCGCTCGCCGCGACTGGCCTACAACGACGTGGTCACCACGGTCTGA
- the glpX gene encoding class II fructose-bisphosphatase, whose amino-acid sequence MTEHNLPSQLEVSPEAPDRNLALELVRVTEAAAMAAGRWVGRGDKNGADGAAVKAMRTLVHTVSMNGIVVIGEGEKDEAPMLFNGERIGDGTGAECDIAVDPIDGTTLTARGMPNAIAVLAAADRGAMFDPSAVFYMDKLVTGPEAADFVDINAPVSVNIRRVAKAKRSSPEDVTVVILDRPRHESIVKEIRETGARIKFISDGDVAGAIMAVREGTGVDMLMGVGGTPEGIITACAIKCLGGTIQGKLWPKDEAERQKALDAGHDLDRVLATDDLVRGDNVFFVATGITDGELLRGVRYRAETATTQSLVMRSKSGTIRQIDSTHRLSKLRAYSQIDFDRAQ is encoded by the coding sequence ATGACCGAGCACAATCTGCCGTCCCAGCTGGAGGTCTCGCCCGAGGCCCCCGATCGCAACCTCGCCCTGGAGCTGGTCAGGGTCACCGAGGCCGCCGCCATGGCCGCGGGCCGATGGGTCGGACGCGGTGACAAGAACGGCGCGGACGGTGCGGCCGTCAAGGCCATGCGGACCCTCGTCCACACCGTGTCGATGAACGGCATCGTCGTCATCGGTGAAGGTGAGAAGGACGAAGCCCCGATGCTCTTCAACGGCGAGCGCATCGGTGATGGCACTGGTGCCGAGTGCGACATCGCCGTGGACCCGATCGACGGCACGACCCTGACCGCCCGGGGCATGCCGAACGCCATCGCCGTTCTCGCGGCGGCCGACCGCGGCGCCATGTTCGACCCGTCCGCGGTCTTCTACATGGACAAACTCGTCACCGGCCCGGAAGCCGCCGACTTCGTCGACATCAACGCCCCCGTGTCGGTGAACATCCGCCGCGTCGCCAAGGCGAAGCGGTCATCGCCCGAGGACGTGACGGTCGTCATCCTGGACCGCCCGCGCCACGAGAGCATCGTGAAGGAGATCCGGGAGACCGGCGCACGCATCAAGTTCATCTCCGACGGCGATGTGGCCGGCGCGATCATGGCCGTACGGGAGGGTACGGGCGTCGACATGCTCATGGGCGTGGGCGGTACGCCGGAAGGCATCATCACCGCCTGTGCGATCAAGTGTCTCGGCGGCACGATCCAGGGCAAGCTCTGGCCCAAGGACGAAGCCGAGCGCCAGAAGGCCCTGGACGCCGGCCATGACCTCGACCGGGTGCTCGCCACCGACGACCTCGTGCGCGGGGACAATGTCTTCTTCGTCGCCACCGGCATCACGGACGGGGAGTTGCTGCGCGGGGTGCGGTACCGCGCGGAGACCGCCACCACGCAGTCGCTCGTCATGCGGTCCAAGTCGGGCACGATCCGCCAGATCGACTCCACCCACCGGCTGTCCAAGCTGCGCGCGTACAGCCAGATCGACTTCGACCGCGCGCAGTAG